From the Oncorhynchus nerka isolate Pitt River linkage group LG20, Oner_Uvic_2.0, whole genome shotgun sequence genome, one window contains:
- the tmem240a gene encoding transmembrane protein 240 yields MHMITTTMIFMILGASVVMAIACLMDMNALLDRFHNYILPHLRGEDRVCHCNCGRHRVHYVIPYNGDHSLVDSSENYFVSDSVTKQEMDLMLGLLLGFCISWLLLWLDGVLHCAVRAWRASRYYDTPSWSWLPSFCNLRDLRRRAQLRQLEDSSGNMVHIKQKLYHNGHPSPRHL; encoded by the exons ATGCATATGATCACAACCACCATGATTTTTATGATTCTTGGCGCTTCAGTTGTAATG GCGATAGCCTGTTTAATGGACATGAACGCACTACTGGATCGCTTTCACAACTACATCTTACCGCATTTACGAGGGGAAGACCGCGTCTGTCATTGCAACTGTGGAAG GCATCGTGTCCACTACGTGATCCCGTACAATGGGGACCATTCTCTGGTGGACTCGTCGGAGAACTACTTTGTGAGTGACAGCGTGACCAAGCAGGAGATGGACCTGATGCTGGGGCTGCTGCTGGGATTCTGTATCAGCTGGCTCCTGCTGTGGCTAGACGGAGTGCTGCACTGTGCTGTCAGGGCATGGAGAGCCAGTCGCTACTATG ACACCCCTTCTTGGTCATGGCTCCCCTCATTCTGCAACCTTCGAGATCTGCGTCGACGAGCCCAGCTCAGACAGCtggaggactccagtggcaacatGGTCCACATCAAGCAGAAGCTCTACCACAACGGCCACCCCAGCCCACGCCACCTCTGA
- the LOC115102253 gene encoding succinate dehydrogenase [ubiquinone] iron-sulfur subunit, mitochondrial isoform X2 produces the protein MVRYAQTAAAPASEPRIKKFQIYRWDPDTMGDKPRMQTYEIDLNNCGPMVLDALIKIKNEMDPTLTFRRSCREGICGSCAMNINGGNTLACLNKIDINTSKPIKIYPLPHMYVVKDLVPDMSNFYAQYKSIEPFLKKKDESQEGKEQYHQTVEDRQKLDGLYECILCACCSTSCPSYWWNGDKYLGPAVLMQAYRWMIDSRDEFTEERLSKLQDPFSLYRCHTIMNCTKTCPKGLNPGKAIAEIKKMMATYKEKVINPVNIVDNHQT, from the exons ATGGTGCGCTATGCACAGACCGCAGCCGCCCCGGCATCTGAGCCCAGGATCAAGAAGTTCCAGATCTACCGCTGGGACCCAGACACAATGGGGGATAAGCCACGCATGCAGACATATGAAATTGACCTCAACAA CTGTGGCCCCATGGTTTTAGATGCCCTCATTAAAATCAAGAATGAGATGGACCCCACGCTCACATTCAGACGCTCCTGCAGAGAGG GTATCTGCGGCTCATGTGCCATGAACATCAACGGAGGCAACACACTGGCCTGCTTAAACAAAATAGACATCAATACCAGCAAACCAATCAAAATTTACCCACTCCCACACATGTACGTTGTCAAAGATCTGGTGCCG GACATGAGTAATTTCTATGCCCAGTACAAGTCCATTGAGCCCTTCCTGAAGAAGAAAGATGAGTCTCAGGAGGGCAAGGAGCAGTACCACCAGACTGTGGAAGACAGGCAAAAGCTG GACGGTCTGTATGAGTGCATTCTCTGTGCCTGCTGTAGCACCAGCTGCCCTAGTTACTGGTGGAATGGAGATAAGTATCTGGGCCCTGCTGTCCTCATGCAG GCCTATCGTTGGATGATTGATTCACGTGATGAGTTCACAGAGGAACGACTGTCGAAGCTCCAggaccccttctctctctaccgctgTCACACAATCATGAACTGCACTAAGACATGCCCCAAG GGACTCAATCCAGGAAAGGCTATTGCTGAGATCAAGAAAATGATGGCAACATATAAAGAGAAAGTCATTAACCCTGTGAACATTGTGGATAACCACCAGACTTGA
- the LOC115102253 gene encoding succinate dehydrogenase [ubiquinone] iron-sulfur subunit, mitochondrial isoform X1: MSVVCTSLGRNAVALRNTGAMVMVRYAQTAAAPASEPRIKKFQIYRWDPDTMGDKPRMQTYEIDLNNCGPMVLDALIKIKNEMDPTLTFRRSCREGICGSCAMNINGGNTLACLNKIDINTSKPIKIYPLPHMYVVKDLVPDMSNFYAQYKSIEPFLKKKDESQEGKEQYHQTVEDRQKLDGLYECILCACCSTSCPSYWWNGDKYLGPAVLMQAYRWMIDSRDEFTEERLSKLQDPFSLYRCHTIMNCTKTCPKGLNPGKAIAEIKKMMATYKEKVINPVNIVDNHQT, encoded by the exons ATGTCGGTCGTGTGCACCTCTTTAGGCCGAAACGCCGTGGCATTACGGAACACTGGGGCGATGGTG ATGGTGCGCTATGCACAGACCGCAGCCGCCCCGGCATCTGAGCCCAGGATCAAGAAGTTCCAGATCTACCGCTGGGACCCAGACACAATGGGGGATAAGCCACGCATGCAGACATATGAAATTGACCTCAACAA CTGTGGCCCCATGGTTTTAGATGCCCTCATTAAAATCAAGAATGAGATGGACCCCACGCTCACATTCAGACGCTCCTGCAGAGAGG GTATCTGCGGCTCATGTGCCATGAACATCAACGGAGGCAACACACTGGCCTGCTTAAACAAAATAGACATCAATACCAGCAAACCAATCAAAATTTACCCACTCCCACACATGTACGTTGTCAAAGATCTGGTGCCG GACATGAGTAATTTCTATGCCCAGTACAAGTCCATTGAGCCCTTCCTGAAGAAGAAAGATGAGTCTCAGGAGGGCAAGGAGCAGTACCACCAGACTGTGGAAGACAGGCAAAAGCTG GACGGTCTGTATGAGTGCATTCTCTGTGCCTGCTGTAGCACCAGCTGCCCTAGTTACTGGTGGAATGGAGATAAGTATCTGGGCCCTGCTGTCCTCATGCAG GCCTATCGTTGGATGATTGATTCACGTGATGAGTTCACAGAGGAACGACTGTCGAAGCTCCAggaccccttctctctctaccgctgTCACACAATCATGAACTGCACTAAGACATGCCCCAAG GGACTCAATCCAGGAAAGGCTATTGCTGAGATCAAGAAAATGATGGCAACATATAAAGAGAAAGTCATTAACCCTGTGAACATTGTGGATAACCACCAGACTTGA